TAAACAAGTAAGGTTAAACAAATTGTATTCTCACAAAACATACTTCAAAACAAATAGAGTATTCAATGTATGCCTTATTGCGACGACAAAAATGATTTCTATGGTACCAAAATATTCTAAATCCTTCATTGTATAAACTTCTGACAGTTTTCATTCGTTTTAGATTTCCAGGTGAATGGAGTTCTAATAATATCTGCGTAACATATCTCAGAACACCACTCTTGATGATATTTGGTAAAACTATCCATTCATCCCATTCAATgtctattttcaatatatcGATTTTTCTCTGGAacgaaaatcataaaaaatgacACACATGAATGTCGCTGGTAATGTTATATTATATCGTTCTGAGTGGCCAGAAGCATGAACCATATTTTTATAAGGCAACAATATACTAAATGGTTATTACAAAATTCTCAAGCAATTCCCTGTGTTTTTCTTAATTAGCATGTGTTTAAACAGTGATGAGTACAAAATGTAGGTtaaccaaggaggttatatgaGAAGGGAAGTGAACACTCTGGTTGATTCAAAATTAGCATCCCAAGGATAGCAGTTCGATCAGAgaaaaatgatacaaatataaagCGACAGGCCTGTGTATAACCCACTTGACATCGCCCTCTGATGTACCGGACTGTTACCGCGAGCAGTTCGGGCTTTTAGATAAATTGCATATGTTACGTGATTGTTATCAGAGACATGGTCATTTAAGTTCAGGTGTATTTTTGGGAACAATGCAGTGTATTGGTGTTTGTGATATGGAAAAAGATTTGACGCgcaatttcaaaatcaatcgTCAGTCTATGgtgaaaaagataaagaaatgaCAAAGTTATGAGTGTTATAAAGAAAGATAGTGTGCGATTTTTACTCAACAAAAACATTGCtttaaacaaagattttcgCTTCACTTTTCAATTTCTGTTTATGAGAGTTGGCAGGCAAttatcatagaaaataaactaataTGCAAAGTTCTTTAGTTACGGTGACCGGTAACGACCGGAAGGAATATTTGCAATTGAAACAGAGAAATTTATCGGGAACAACGTAAACCTGACTTTTTGTTGATATTAACATTGACGGCAGTGAGAGGGATAatcgttttatttcttttggtaataagtttacttttaacgtaacattttaatttttaattacttaataaaaataccacaattattttttcatgtcaACAAGTGTATATCCGGTCAGTTTCGATACCTTGGGTGTTTCTGTTCTTACTCGGGAGTGTAATTAGGACAAAAACTCTCTTTGTGACAGAGTCAATCTCAACTAATTAACACCTACTTACAGAAAAGTCGaaataataaaggcaacagtagtacaccgctgttcaaaactcataaatcatgGACAAAGAACAAAatcagggtaacaaactaaaacaaagggaaacgcattaaatataagaggagaacaacgacataaaaCTAAAATGTGACGCACaaagacaaaatcccacgaaaagaacaaattaaacatttatataacatcaaaaccaaaaacatgaatttgggatagacaagtaccgtgacacgtcttatcgcaatgtgaatttacactcaaaaataaacaaaaacaaaaacgactCAAACTGATAATGttatacacacagaaacgaactataatataacaatagccatattcctgacttggtacagggcatttttaaaggaaaaaatggtgggttgaacctggttttgtggcatgccaaacctcgcacttttatggcaatgtgaaatataacatcaaaatgacaacacaggactacaatataaataaattggagaacacaattgacaaagaatcacacgaacaacagccaacaaaaggcaacaagttcaaaattttaatacgccagaagtgcattttgtctacacaagacCTACGTGTGACATTTTATGTGTAATTAACGTCTTTCGTCCTCTCTCCTTCTCATATAACCTCCTTTGTATAGTTGAGTATTTACAAGACAATATTAATGTCTTCGTTTAGTTTGCTCAATTATTCAAAAGAATATCGAACGACGTTCAAAACTTATTAAGATTAATTTCATACATACCGCACTATGACCAAGCGTGGCTCTGATATTATCTAGTGTAGTCATGTTCCATTTTCGTTTAAAATCATAGAAGTTTCTTTTATTGAATAAGCCAATACGGTGGAAGTAaatatttggtcttttttccgAGTATTTCATACTGAAATCAAACTAAATGTCGTTAATGATACGCTTGTTTTCTCCCTTTCAATGTACGAGTATCTGAGTGCTACAGATAAAGGACAGGAGCCATTAAATTTGTAATGAGCtatctgtttcttttt
This Mytilus trossulus isolate FHL-02 chromosome 14, PNRI_Mtr1.1.1.hap1, whole genome shotgun sequence DNA region includes the following protein-coding sequences:
- the LOC134697544 gene encoding probable methyltransferase-like protein 24, with translation MKEDEIEQFMSLRYLTSIQIHCKEIIRLGNIKDGGWEVCNDIRYRPRHPCLVYSFGKNILYRINWDWGFDEDVVKTYDCEVHSFDPSMKYSEKRPNIYFHRIGLFNKRNFYDFKRKWNMTTLDNIRATLGHSARKIDILKIDIEWDEWIVLPNIIKSGVLRYVTQILLELHSPGNLKRMKTVRSLYNEGFRIFWYHRNHFCRRNKAYIEYSICFEVCFVRIQFV